A window of Nicotiana tabacum cultivar K326 chromosome 24, ASM71507v2, whole genome shotgun sequence contains these coding sequences:
- the LOC107789771 gene encoding calmodulin, with amino-acid sequence MADQLTDDQISEFKEAFSLFDKDGDGCITTKELGTVMRSLGQNPTEAELQDMINEVDADGNGTIDFPEFLNLMARKMKDTDSEEELKEAFRVFDKDQNGFISAAELRHVMTNLGEKLTDEEVDEMIREADVDGDGQINYDEFVKVMMAK; translated from the exons ATGGCGGATCAGCTGACCGATGATCAGATCTCTGAGTTTAAGGAGGCTTTCAGCCTTTTCGACAAGGACGGCGATG GTTGCATTACAACTAAGGAGCTTGGGACTGTGATGAGGTCATTGGGACAGAACCCAACTGAAGCTGAGCTCCAGGACATGATAAATGAAGTGGATGCTGATGGTAATGGAACCATTGACTTCCCAGAGTTTTTGAACCTCATGGCTAGGAAGATGAAGGATACAGACTCGGAGGAGGAGCTGAAGGAGGCGTTCAGAGTTTTTGACAAGGACCAGAATGGTTTTATCTCTGCTGCTGAGCTCCGTCATGTGATGACCAACCTTGGTGAGAAGCTTACTGATGAAGAAGTTGATGAAATGATTAGGGAGGCCGATGTCGATGGTGATGGACAAATTAACTATGATGAGTTTGTTAAGGTCATGATGGCCAAGTGA
- the LOC107789770 gene encoding uncharacterized protein LOC107789770 — MEGGSPDRVSVESGAKKSSISSGGRIQDRKEFLHKFVDSESLTENLRTWYEETAENSTCNEPSFDVPFELIDLQKFDYALGGVPFQQLIRMPSAIYASTSGAAEATAYLALEDFLHASVTGLWEAFWGEDETLPFYVSSVYNSNLRFYQAEKAIAKGRLGGLCATAVMLKNPRHPQGKWDDILELAILRPDIGNFSTVEKDCKPSLSILGEALFFALRVLLARSLSRSNIPLSLNSVFVLLVDTQYGGVLKVEGDISKLEMDLNDVYGCAAEWIKNNALITISPIDRIWNKLGNANWGDIGALQALYATFHSITQYAGMSKNSVEDLAADHSARLQARRIERQLGDSKANGNGLFRFQQRSASPEIVEVHEEESFRLEPDKSMKLEVGSIVLIEDSNWQKGYQINEVLTDGEIPYYIASSVEDPGTTLFLYVGSHPSQLEPAWEDMKLWYQVQRQTKVLGVMKQKGLWSKYLPQLNASGRINHPGQCRRPSSGGNCDRPWCGTPVLVTSPVGRTVADMVRLGQFGTDEAIKCCHDCLSALSAASSAGIRHGDIRPENVIYVNSGVRQPYFVLIGWGHAILEERDRPAMNLHFSSTYALQEGKLCSASDAESLVYMLYFCFGGEMPNLDSVEGALQWRETSWSKRLIQQNLGDISAVLKAFADYVDSLCGTPYPMNYDIWLTRLKRHIPEEDHGKQIDTSS; from the exons ATGGAAG GTGGATCTCCAGATCGGGTATCTGTGGAATCTGGGGCAAAAAAGTCCAGTATATCTTCAGGTGGTAGGATTCAAGATCGCAAAGAGTTTCTCCATAAGTTTGTAGATAGTGAAAGCCTGACCGAAAACCTCAGAACGTGGTATGAAGAAACAGCAGAAAATTCAACTTGCAATGAACCCTCTTTTGATGTCCCTTTTGAGTTGATAGATCTTCAAAAGTTTGATTATGCTTTGGGAGGAGTTCCATTTCAACAGCTGATTCGTATGCCTAGTGCTATTTATGCCTCAACTTCTGGCGCTGCGGAAGCAACTGCTTATCTTGCCCTGGAAGATTTTTTACATGCAAGTGTGACAGGTTTGTGGGAGGCATTTTGGGGTGAGGATGAAACTTTGCCTTTCTATGTTTCTTCGGTCTACAATTCTAACCTGAGATTCTATCAGGCTGAGAAAGCTATTGCGAAAGGGAGACTTGGAGGTCTTTGTGCCACAGCTGTAATGCTAAAGAACCCAAGGCATCCACAAGGGAAGTGGGATGATATTCTGGAACTTGCTATTCTAAGGCCTGATATTGGAAACTTTTCTACAGTAGAGAAGGACTGTAAGCCTTCTCTCTCAATTTTAGGTGAAGCTTTATTCTTTGCGCTAAGAGTATTGCTTGCGAGAAGCCTCAGCAGATCCAATATTCCTCTCAGTTTGAATTCAGTTTTTGTTCTTTTAGTTGACACTCAATATGGTGGAGTCCTGAAAGTTGAAGGAGATATAAGCAAGTTGGAAATGGATTTGAATGATGTATATGGTTGTGCTGCTGAATGGATAAAGAATAATGCTTTAATTACCATTTCCCCTATTGATAGGATCTGGAACAAGCTTGGAAATGCTAACTGGGGAGATATCGGCGCTTTACAAGCACTTTATGCAACCTTCCACTCGATCACACAATATGCTGGAATGTCAAAGAATTCGGTTGAAGATCTGGCTGCTGATCATAGCGCTCGTCTTCAGGCAAGAAGAATTGAAAGACAGTTGGGGGATAGCAAGGCAAATGGAAATGGTTTATTTCGCTTCCAGCAGCGTAGTGCTTCACCTGAAATTGTTGAAGTACATGAGGAGGAGTCCTTCAGGTTAGAACCTGACAAGTCCATGAAGCTGGAAGTTGGTTCTATTGTGCTGATAGAAGACTCAAACTGGCAGAAGGGTTATCAGATAAATGAAGTTCTAACAGATGGAGAGATTCCGTATTATATTGCATCTTCTGTTGAAGATCCAGGTACGACCTTATTTTTGTATGTTGGTTCACATCCTTCTCAGCTGGAACCAGCATGGGAAGATATGAAGCTGTGGTATCAAGTTCAGAGGCAGACAAAGGTATTGGGTGTTATGAAGCAAAAGGGGTTGTGGAGCAAGTATCTACCTCAATTGAATGCATCTGGCCGGATAAATCACCCTGGCCAATGCAGGAGACCAAGCTCGGGCGGTAATTGTGATCGCCCGTGGTGTGGGACCCCAGTTTTAGTTACTAGTCCAGTGGGCAGAACAGTTGCTGATATGGTGAGACTTGGCCAATTTGGTACGGATGAAGCTATTAAGTGTTGCCATGACTGCTTATCAGCACTTTCAGCTGCTTCCTCAGCTGGCATTCGGCACGGTGATATCAGGCCTGAGAATGTCATTTATGTTAATTCTGGCGTGAGGCAACCATATTTTGTTCTCATTGGTTGGGGACATGCTATTTTAGAAGAGAGGGATCGTCCTGCGATGAATTTACATTTCTCCTCCACTTATGCCCTTCAAGAAGGGAAACTGTGCTCGGCCTCTGATGCAGAGAGTCTGGTGTACATGCTTTACTTCTGTTTTGGAGGTGAAATGCCAAATTTGGATTCAGTTGAAGGGGCTTTGCAGTGGAGGGAAACCTCTTGGTCAAAAAGGTTGATCCAACAGAATCTCGGAGATATTTCTGCAGTCTTGAAAGCATTCGCAGATTATGTTGACAGCCTCTGTGGAACACCATATCCTATGAATTATGATATCTGGCTTACAAGGTTAAAGAGACATATCCCGGAGGAAGATCATGGGAAGCAGATTGATACCTCGAGTTAG